ACCACCTCCAACTTCTCATGTTTTCCTTCCATCCGAGCTGTACATCTCCTTTTTCACAGCCTCCATGTCACAATAACAGGTACTAAACCCAGCAGCATCCCCAGTTGAGATTGTCTTGATGCTCGACTAAACCAGGCATATACCCTTTCTCTCCAACGTTGCTGAGGCACAAACGGAATGTCTAATTCAGCCGATACCTTGCACCACACAGACCTTGCAAACTGCCCACTTCCAAGCACATGATCCAAGTCTTCAACTTGACCCCTGTTACAACAATTACAGCATGAGGCTAGCGCTACAccaaccttttttattttctcatctaCACTAAGGCATCCAAACATTGCCTTCCACATACATAgagacatttttttttggtagacTTTTATTCCACACCCATTGATACCACTCATTCCTTACTAACTTAACTCGAAGCATATCCCATGCTGACGTTGTTGAGAAAAGACCATTTTTATTTGGAAGCCAAATTAACACAtccttcttatttttcaaattcccaaTAGTCTCCATAACATCTGTCCCCAACCGATTACCAATCATTTCTTGCAACTTGCCAATGTCCCATAGATCATTAATCACCAACTCTCTAATTCTAATATCAGGATACTCTACCTGTTGTACAAGATCACATAACATGCCTTCATTTAGGAACTTATCATACCAAAATGACAGATCCCCCTCATGCACCTTCCACTTTGAGTTTCCTATGATAAAAGGAATTCCCTCCACAACTTTACACCAAAAATTGGAACCTGATGTTCTCCCCAACCACAAACACATTTGTTTATTCTTCACATATTTAGCCCGAAAGAAGTTTGCCCATAAACTGTCCTCAGTCAACAGCTGCCACCTAAATTTATGAAACAAAGATCTTtgcacttcccccaacttcctGACACCAATCCCTCCCTCCTCCACCGGACCACACATATGATTCCATGCCTTCCATCTTCTTTTAACTTTACCATTTTTATCTCCCCAGAAAAAACCAGAAAATAAACTATTTAGCTTCTTAATCACAGATGCTGGCTTTTGAATTACTGATAACAGGTGAATCGGCATACTTGATAACACATGTCTCAAAAGGATGAGCCTACCTCCTTGTGACAAGAGTCGGCTCTTCCATCCTTCCAATTTGTTTTGAACCTTCGCTACTAAATAGTCTAAATGCCTGGCTTTCAGTCTTCCATCTACAATTGGAGCTCCCAAATATTTACAAGGGAACTCACCCTGCACAAAACCAGTCACCCTCCGAATATCATTAATATGCTGATTTGATATcttcttagaaaaataaatcgcTGACTTCTCATAATTAACTTTCTGACCCGTCCATCTCTCATACTATTTGAACACATCCATCAAACATTGAATCGTTCCTTTGGAAGCATTGGTAAACAAAACTATGTCATCAGCGTATAGAAGATGAGAGACCACCGGAGAATTTACCGGATGAGAGAAAAGTTGTATCTTCTTTTCAGCCACTTTTCCTTTTATCATCTTTGAGAGAACCTCctccataattataaataaatatggcgAAAGCGGATCCCCCTGTCTAAGCCCTCTCTTTGACTTGAAAAAACCTTTAAAGGTCCCATTCAACATTATTGAAAACCACGGCGTTGTAACACAGtttttaatcaaatcaaaaaaATCTCCCGGCACTCCAAAGCTAGACAACACATGCATTAAGAACTTCCAATTTACCCTATCATACGCTTTTGAcatatcaatttttataaagacATTTCCACCCCGTGCATTCCGATGTAATAATTTTAACATTTCCTGAGAAAGGgaaatgttttgaaaaatacttcgACCTTTTACAAACGCCCCCTGCTCCGGCGATATCATTCTATCCAGCACCATTGCTAATCTATTCACAATCAACTTTGCAAACACTTTATAGATCACGTTACACAAACTAATCGgccgaaatttatcaaaacttGTAGCATCCTTCACCTTTGGgatcaaaacaataaaagacGTTGTATAAAATCTTGGTAATTCCATACCTTGAAAAAATTCCATAACTGCATTGCTGAGTTCCATGCGAACTATCTCCCAGCATGTCAAATAAAATTGCGAACTGAAACCATCTGGCCCCGGACTTGAATCTTTTGGAATAGAAAGTAATGCTtcataaatctcttgatctgaTGGTGGCTTCCTCAGGAACCTTTCCTCATTTTTACCCACCACAGAGCTAATTAATGTAGATAAATCAGGCAACTCCAAATTCTCTTCTTCAGACAAAAACCTTTCAAAATACCTTGTAGCTTCTTCATGTATTTCTACAGGTGACTCAAGAAGCCTACCACCAGAAAGTTTCATG
This sequence is a window from Carya illinoinensis cultivar Pawnee chromosome 9, C.illinoinensisPawnee_v1, whole genome shotgun sequence. Protein-coding genes within it:
- the LOC122277118 gene encoding uncharacterized protein LOC122277118 → MSNIDDGGKIWVCWRDDLNMDLVSVTNQSITCLFSRDGSMVLSTFIYAKCLMVDRRQLWDHLCSFSCPNISWMVCGDFNIIRADDERAGGLPRSRSAMNEFNLCINSCGLLDWKIEGKQFSWCNGQEGMARSWAKLDRMLVNNEFALKFETTSAHFLERRTSDHAPLLVQFADNFTRYGPMPFHFQNMWVAHDEFLKIVESSWKEPFPRNGLLVLAGKLKRLKVTLKRWNKEVFGRMEGTIRELEERVEVLDVELQNQYTRKLECDFLEASNELDQWVQREDTRLRQQAKQRWMEEGDQNTKYFHVVIAQRRRNAMVKNMKLSGGRLLESPVEIHEEATRYFERFLSEEENLELPDLSTLISSVVGKNEERFLRKPPSDQEIYEALLSIPKDSSPGPDGFSSQFYLTCWEIVRMELSNAVMEFFQGMELPRFYTTSFIVLIPKVKDATSFDKFRPISLCNVIYKVFAKLIVNRLAMVLDRMISPEQGAFVKGRSIFQNISLSQEMLKLLHRNARGGNVFIKIDMSKAYDRVNWKFLMHVLSSFGVPGDFFDLIKNCVTTPWFSIMLNGTFKGFFKSKRGLRQGDPLSPYLFIIMEEVLSKMIKGKVAEKKIQLFSHPGEFPCKYLGAPIVDGRLKARHLDYLVAKVQNKLEGWKSRLLSQGGRLILLRHVLSSMPIHLLSVIQKPASVIKKLNSLFSGFFWGDKNGKVKRRWKAWNHMCGPVEEGGIGVRKLGEVQRSLFHKFRWQLLTEDSLWANFFRAKYVKNKQMCLWLGRTSGSNFWCKVVEGIPFIIGNSKWKVHEGDLSFWYDKFLNEGMLCDLVQQVEYPDIRIRELVINDLWDIGKLQEMIGNRLGTDVMETIGNLKNKKDVLIWLPNKNGLFSTTSAWDMLRVKGQVEDLDHVLGSGQFARSVWCKVSAELDIPFVPQQRWRERRRAPRIVKLTAPSLRRFKLNIDGSNLGNPGEGGGGGILRDDTGMLREANSVADLLAKEGATGVNKVVRNVGLLDVKMRGLYRLDKSANCLISGILPNRLLNERLRTDRKIRPSASCKGITPVGSLLDRSSDSRWLTFPKDDGIWPVKTLFDKLRTYNNLSTPNSSGIGPTRLLHEKSI